The genomic DNA ATCGAGTGTCTGTTGTGTCtgtaaaagaagaagaggagagaaCTTGTTGTCTATAGTGTTGGGCCCAGAGACGATATTTGTTCTTTAGCCCCCACTTTTGGTATTATCCCTTCGAGGCTTGGAATATTCTATAGgtgttttctgaatttttttatttttttattatttatttttttttgtgggggtgTCAATTATACTTTTGTTCAAACGCAGTAATTTGGATTCTTGTAATGTTGGTCTCTAAAATATGGGATCAATATGCATGGAAAGTTTTTATTGGGCTTACGTGGAAATAGGACAACTggtatttttgttgttaaaaattGGACGGGAAACAAGACCCAAAGCCAAAACTCCGGAGCAATttctcaatttattattattattattttttattattagttttggTTATTTATTGACACCTATTGGTTTTCTCGAGGAAAATGTAAGAATTATCGTCTCGTCAGTTCTTGTATGAGAGACTAATGGCTTGTTTGGGTAtgcgtttgagaggcttaaCTATatgtttaacactaaaaaaaaaagtccgtttgaaaaaaaaaaaaaaaaaccaatttggtaaaaaaaattgaaaacgctgTTAAGGGTTTGAAAAtcttaaaaatggctaaaacgcaCGTTTGGgaagagcttaaaaatgaagcttttgctaaaaagtgttttttgacttaaaagttctatttctcaaacacaaacCCACACATGCTGTAAATGGTTCCAATTTGATGAAGTCAATGACCAACTTCATTGTACATGTACTGATCAAAGTTTTGCTTTCTGCCTATTGAATTCTGTTTGGAAGATATACACGGTTTATGTTTTTGAGGCTTAGTGGTCCTCAACATGATGACATGCAAATTAGATTGATTGTTATACTATTTTGGCCTTAAAGAAGGAAAATTTTTAGAGTCAGATTGTTACTGCTTAGCGGGTTTCAGGAGTTAGTTCTGCATCTCTGCAACTTCTGGATGTGGTGTAAGAAGCTCCTTTTTGTGAACTTTTAAACATGTTCTTTCCCATTTTGAGGTCAAACTTAGGAAGATTATATCTTTTGTGACACAAACATCATAATAATACCTACTTCCTACAATTAgtactaaaaaagaattaatatcaCTATCTATTGTTCCTTTCATCAACTATTGCAATCCCATTTTAAGACTAAAGGATATTGAATGCATTCCTCAATTTCTTGTCTTATCAAATATTTTCAGAGCTGCTTTGATAATCTAAATAGCCTCTGGCAATCACCTGGCAAAGACACAATTGAGTATTTCACGTTGAGAGATCTCTGGGAATGCTATGATGAATGGAGTGCCTATGGTGCTGGCACCCCAGTACTGTTGAATGGTGGTGAAACTGTTATGCAATACTATGTTCCATATCTTTCCGCCCTTCAGATATGCACTAACAAATCAGCTGCCGCTTCAAGGTATGGGAACTATTTCATTCTATGCTTTGTTGACCAAAttcattttattagttttttggTTGTTATGATTCTTGGCAATGAGATCGATCAAGCCATTTTTTCCTCCTGTAGGAATCGTAAAGAGGATAGTGATGTGGTGGAATTTGAAAACGATTCTTGGAGTGATGACAGTGGGAGTGATAACCTATCAACGTGTCTGAGCAACAACTCTAGCAAGGCTTGGGATGCTGTTTCTGAGGAATCATGCTTAGACCAGGAGGGTTCCTGGCCAATGAGGGATAGGCTTGGCTCCCTTTACTTGCAGTACATTGAGATGGCTTCTCCCTACTGGAGGGTTCCACTCATGGACAAGGCATTGCTCTTTACCTGTTTTACTCACATAGTCAGCATACTGTTAATCTCTATCGCAATCTTGCTTTCATCTAACAGTGAAATCTGATTTAGTTAATCTCTGCTTTTGTGATTGAACTTTTCTTTCAGATAACTGAATTAGCTCAGAATTATCCCTCATTAATGACACTCAAGAATGTGGATCTTTCCCCAGCGAGTTGGATGGCTGTTGCTTGGTAAGCTTGATTAGTTGTCCTTTTAACGTGTCTTTCAGGATTATGATAACAATTTTTGGCTGGTGATAAATGAATTATACAATTTACTTCCATTTCCTTGATTGCTCGGGCAATAAAAGTTCCTCCTTCCTGCTTATGTGCGCCCAAGTAGTCAAAGAAATGTGGAGCCATATCCAAGCCCAAGCATTGTAAAGATACAGTTTGATAGCTAGCCTTATCTTTTTAATCATGTTGGTAAATAGCATTCAGTGGATTGCTCTAATACAGTTTTCTTGCTATATTTGGTGTGCTCAGCATAAAAACTATCTGTTGTGATTGCTCACCATCAGATGTCAGCTAGCAATGACATACATTTGCAAAGGGCTTCATTCAATAGGGATGAAgctgttattattgttatttgcACTCTAAATTCATAGATGCTCTAAATTGAGCTAAAGGGTGCCCCTCAGTACGTATTAGCAACTTTAGTTACAATAGTGAATGTTAAATTGAGACATATGATGGAATCTATCTATCTACTTCTAGTAGTTGAATATTTGGTccccccccaccaaaaaaaaagggcacaGGGATAGCTTGTTTTCGTAGCCTTTTATTTATATCAATTGAAATAACCTTGCTTTATTTTCTAACTTTGATAGAGtaaatttatattgttttaatttttgttgttgattaGGTATCCCATTTATCACATTCCAAGCCAGAAAAACGAAAAGGACTTGTCAGCATGTTTCCTTAGTTATCATACATTGTCTTCAACTTTCCAAGGTATTTGACTTTCCACTAATcaatttaagaataaatttgaGTTATTTTACTAGGAAGAGATACACATGAAGaatcattaagttttttttttttttttctttcaatctcATTGTTTAAATAAAGTATTGCTAAATCAACTATACAACTGGCCAAAAAGACTGATATGgcatttttttggtagtttattgGCAATCCATCCTTAGCTAACTACACTCTACAACCCTTGTATAAGTTGTGTGCATTTAACAACCTCCCATGTTGTAACACTACAGTCCTACATTGAGAAGATGAATAGCCAATATAAAAGTGAATGGATTATAAAGGTGTTCATAAGTGCTAAGTTTTATATTGGTtccttactaggtgaaactagacTTTATAAGCAATTCTAGGGTGTTTCAATTACAatttgactaatcattttgagGTAATAGTACAGATTTAGCTAGCACTTTTTCTATGTCGTTACAAATAGTATTAGATCCATCTAATAATgccatgtggtactggagcactagATGAAATGGCTTTGACAAACACGTTAGGGATTTTAAGGGAAGAGGAGGGGGGATTGTAACACCCCCGTCTTACACTGGGAAGATGAACAGCCCATAGAGTGGATTGATTATAAATGCACTAAGTGTTAAGACCCACATTGGTTATTTATTAAGTGAGGTTGGGCTTTATAAGCGATTTTGGAGAGTTTCAAATATAACTTGACTAATTATTTTGGGGTGATAGGGTAGATGTGGCTAGCTATCCTTTGCAGTGCTGTACACCATTTCCTCCTATGCTAATCTTTCAATTTATTGATTAACTTTGCATTGGCAACTTTACactattttttggttattttgttcCTACATATTTCAGAAATATCTGGCTGGCCCTGAGACATGCAGACATATAATGAGTGCATCGTTTAGGTTggaattatattattttgttatcGTTTGGGGTTTTCCAACAGATATCCTGATACATCAGACGAGCAACGTGAAAAGCACTTAGATTTAGTCGAAGATATGGGACCAAGTTGGATCTTACTGTTTTCattctccatatatataatatcatatCCTAGCTGCTGATCCTCAGCAAGTACTCTCTCAAACTTAAAATTGCTATTTACATTGCAATTCAATCATGATTTGACATATATGACTTGCCTATATAGTAGTAATAAACGTGTGGAACCATCGCTGAAGTGTTCGTTTTCGCAACACTCTACTACTTAGAAGTGAAGTGAAGTGAAGTGTTTGTTTTCGCAACAATCTACTACTTAGAAGTGAAGTTTTCGTTTTCGCAACAATCTACTGCTTAGAAGTTCTTTGTTTCCTGCTTGTTCTTGCAGACAATGCAGCGGAGGATGCAGACACCATTAACAGAAAAGAGACGTTACATCCTGAAGCAATGAGAACCGTAGGAGATAAATCTAAGGAAGAAAGCGGTGGTGGGATTTCTCTTCCTCCCTTTGGGCTGGCTACTTACAAGTTGCAGGGAGATCTTTGGATAAAGCCACATACATCTGATCGTGAAAGGATGATCCATCTTTACAGTGCTGCAGAATCCTGGTTGAAGCAGCTTGGCATCCAACACCATGACTTCAACTTTTTTAGTTTCCATTGTACCTTGTAAATTTGTTTGGCGTCAATTCGGTGATCTAGCCACCACCCATCAAAATTTCCCCCAGGTGCAGTTCTGAAAGGATTCACAAACTACAATCTGCGATGTAAAATTTAGGTTCCCGTCCAATGATAGCCATGAGAGTAATGAAACTCATAATCTTTTGAAGCAACAGATTACTCCGGGAAGTTCTGTTAAGAGGGGGGATTTTTGGACTCTGTTGTttgtgtttatgtttatgtttttgtttatgagGGGCTTATAGAGAGGATGAGGGAGTTTATAGGCAagttagtttttctttatgcCGATCAACTCAGTACCCACattgacttcttttttctttttttcttttttttttttcagaaaggATGTGTATATGTGAACTGTTTTGGTCAAAGGGAATTCTGATTGTCTGCATTGCTTAGGTGGGAGGTGGAAGCCTCAAATGAATGTTTGGTAGGTTTATTTTACGTCACCCCGCAGGAGCATGAGCAACACCATGACTTCGCCCGACCGTGCCTGCTTCAACTTCACTCTTCTTCAACTTCACCCTAGAGTAACAAGTGGTGCACcctttaggtgtttttttttttttttttggcctctAGCAATTCCACCAACTCCCTACttttaccctttttcttttatttttcttttatttttttttacactccTACCTCTTTTGGTATACCATTTTGAACAGATGATGGATCCTCACTACTAGTTGTCAAAGTAAAAGAAACTATATCCTTAAATCTATACATCTTCAGTGCTTTTGGATAATGTTTCTTtctgcctcttgctaaagaataaggctATTTTTGGTATTGTGGGTCTCTTGAAGTCTGTTCATCATCACATAAATCCATGGCTGAACGTTTGTCATCAAGCTCCACGTCCATAATttgtttccctttctagttTTCAGTTGATGCTTTGTTCtcactttgtttgtttttttttgtttttcaaacgTATGTCTCATCAAGCACTATATCTCTACtaacaattttcttctttgaaactGGATCTCATAGTTTATAGCCCTTAACACCAGACTTCAAACTAAGACATTTACACTTACTTGACTCTAGATCTAATTTTTACCGCTCTCTACTTTGCACCTATGTATGCATGACAAATTCTTGTGGAACTTTGAAATTAATTGCTACTGATAGAGATCGGTTGGT from Corylus avellana chromosome ca6, CavTom2PMs-1.0 includes the following:
- the LOC132184758 gene encoding uncharacterized protein LOC132184758, with amino-acid sequence MSLLGLSEDIYKTNPSMSSNLERFLQYVTPTVPSRSLPQSCFDNLNSLWQSPGKDTIEYFTLRDLWECYDEWSAYGAGTPVLLNGGETVMQYYVPYLSALQICTNKSAAASRNRKEDSDVVEFENDSWSDDSGSDNLSTCLSNNSSKAWDAVSEESCLDQEGSWPMRDRLGSLYLQYIEMASPYWRVPLMDKITELAQNYPSLMTLKNVDLSPASWMAVAWYPIYHIPSQKNEKDLSACFLSYHTLSSTFQDNAAEDADTINRKETLHPEAMRTVGDKSKEESGGGISLPPFGLATYKLQGDLWIKPHTSDRERMIHLYSAAESWLKQLGIQHHDFNFFSFHCTL